The following proteins are co-located in the Phragmites australis chromosome 10, lpPhrAust1.1, whole genome shotgun sequence genome:
- the LOC133883358 gene encoding pectate lyase-like has protein sequence MEEGFQWSKPGSFILYAVFFLSAAVSEANIGDFDEHWQQRKLMADAAAQATYKPDPLEETNRLNRAVHRSTKREESSTRREMLGKKKAKFGGACKATNPIDRCWRCRKDWATDRKRLARCAQGFGRNTTGGLAGKFYVVEDGTDDDVVNPRPGTLRWAVIQREPLWITFARTMIITLKEELIISSDKTIDGRGAQVRIANGAQLTVQFANNVIIHNIHINDLVASNKDGGNIRDSPDHFGWRTISDGDGITVFGSTNVWLDHLSLSNCQDGLIDVIAKSTGVTISNCHMTNHNDVMLFSSSDKEPDDQIMQVTVAFNHFGRGLVQRMPRCRWGFFHVVNNDYTHWLMYAIGGSKSPTIISQGNRYIAPPNLAAKQVTKQHDAPESEWKNWVWHSEDDLFMEGAYFTVTGGDVQRKFNKKDLIKPKPGSYVTRLTRFAGSIPCRAGKPC, from the exons GGCAGCAGCGCAAGCTCATGGCGGACGCTGCCGCGCAGGCCACCTACAAGCCTGACCCGCTCGAGGAAACCAACCGCCTCAACCGCGCCGTCCACAG ATCGACTAAGAGGGAGGAGAGCAGCACGAGGCGGGAGATGCTggggaagaagaaggccaagttcGGGGGGGCGTGCAAGGCGACGAATCCGATCGACCGGTGCTGGCGGTGCCGCAAGGACTGGGCGACGGACCGGAAGCGGCTGGCGCGGTGCGCGCAGGGGTTCGGGCGGAACACCACCGGCGGGCTGGCCGGCAAGTTCTACGTGGTGGAGGACGGCACCGACGACGACGTGGTGAACCCGCGCCCCGGCACGCTCCGGTGGGCCGTCATCCAGCGTGAGCCGCTGTGGATCACCTTCGCGAGGACGATGATCATCACGCTCAAGGAGGAGCTCATCATCTCCAGCGACAAGACCATCGACGGCCGCGGCGCGCAGGTGCGCATCGCCAACGGCGCGCAGCTGACGGTGCAGTTCGCCAACAACGTCATCATCCACAACATCCACATCAACGACCTTGTGGCCTCCAACAAGGACGGCGGCAATATCCGGGACTCGCCGGACCACTTCGGCTGGCGCACCATATCTGACGGCGACGGCATCACCGTCTTCGGATCCACCAACGTGTGGctggaccacctctccctctccaacTGCCAGGACGGCCTTATCGACGTCATCGCCAAGTCCACCGGCGTCACCATCTCCAACTGCCACATGACCAACCACAACGACGTCATGCTCTTCAGCTCCAGCGACAAGGAGCCCGACGACCAGATCATGCAGGTcaccgtcgccttcaaccaTTTCGGCAGAGGCCTCGTGCAGAGAATGCCAAG GTGCCGGTGGGGATTCTTCCACGTGGTGAACAACGACTACACGCACTGGCTCATGTACGCCATCGGCGGCAGCAAGAGCCCGACCATCATCAGCCAGGGCAACCGCTATATCGCGCCGCCGAACCTCGCGGCGAAGCAGGTCACGAAGCAGCATGACGCGCCGGAGTCGGAGTGGAAGAACTGGGTGTGGCACTCGGAGGACGACCTCTTCATGGAGGGCGCCTACTTCACCGTCACCGGCGGCGACGTACAAAGGAAGTTCAACAAAAAGGACCTCATCAAGCCCAAGCCCGGGTCCTACGTCACCAGGCTCACGCGCTTCGCCGGATCCATCCCCTGCAGGGCCGGCAAGCCGTGCTAG